GGAGCGCGGGGAGGCGCTTCTCGTCTGCCACTCCCGCCGGGATTCGCGGAAGGCGCTGCTGGAGCTTCTTCCCGATCTTCGGAAGGAAGGGATCCGCCCGGTGACCGTCGAAGAGCTGCTTGAACCGGGAGGGTCCCGCTGAGCCGTGGAGCCGAACCTCTTCGACCCCCCGGACGCCGGCGCCGCCCTCTCCGTTTCCGAGCTGACCGCCCGGATCAAGCGTTCCCTCGAATCCTCCTTCCGCCTCGTCCGGGTCGAGGGGGAGGTGTCGAATTACAAGTGGTACGAGGCGTCGGGCCACCGGTACTTTTCGCTGAAGGACGAGGGGGCGCAGATCCGCGTCGTGCTGTTCCGGGGGAACGAGCGGCGCATTTTCGGGGAGATACGGGACGGCCAGACCGTCATCGTGACCGGATCCCTCGGGGTGTACGAGAAAAAGGGGGAGTACCAGCTCTACGCCCGCTCGGCCGAGGTCCGCGGGATCGGGAACCTGCTGGTCGAACTGGAGCGCCGGAAGCGGGCGCTCGCGGAGGAAGGGCTGTTCGATCCCGCGAGGAAACGGCCGCTTCCGCCCTTCCCCCGGGTGATCGGAATCGTCACTTCCCGGCACGGCGCGGCGATGCGGGACATGGTGCGGGTCGCGCGCTCCCGGTTTCCCGGAGTCTCGATCGTCATCGCCCCCTCGCTGGTGCAGGGCGCCGGCGCGGCGGCGGACATCGCGGCGGCGCTCGACGCGATGTACCGTCACGGCGGCGCCGACGTGGTGATCGCGGGGAGGGGCGGAGGGTCGATCGAGGACCTCTGGGCGTTCAACGAGGAGGAGGTCGTCCGCGCGATCGCCCGTTCCCCGGTTCCCACCATCAGCGCCGTCGGCCACGAGACCGACTTCACCCTCGCCGACCTGGTCGCCGACCACCGCGCCCCGACGCCGACCGCCGCGGCGCAGATGGCCGTTCCCGACCGCGTCGAGCTCCTCGAGCGGATTGCGGGCCTGGCGCTCCGGTTGCGGAGGGCGGACGCGCGCACCCGGGAAGCCGCCCGGCAGGAGTGGCGGATCATCCTGGGGAAGCTTTCGGACCCGCGGCCGCTTCTCCAGGGGAAGCGATACGCGCTCGCGGAGCACGAATCCTCCCTATCGGAGTTCGCGAAAAACGCCGTTCGGGACAGGAAGGAGCGGGTGGAGCATCTGGCGGCCGCCGTCCGGCTGCACTCCCCCGCGGCGTGGGTATCCG
The nucleotide sequence above comes from Deltaproteobacteria bacterium. Encoded proteins:
- the xseA gene encoding exodeoxyribonuclease VII large subunit, which encodes MEPNLFDPPDAGAALSVSELTARIKRSLESSFRLVRVEGEVSNYKWYEASGHRYFSLKDEGAQIRVVLFRGNERRIFGEIRDGQTVIVTGSLGVYEKKGEYQLYARSAEVRGIGNLLVELERRKRALAEEGLFDPARKRPLPPFPRVIGIVTSRHGAAMRDMVRVARSRFPGVSIVIAPSLVQGAGAAADIAAALDAMYRHGGADVVIAGRGGGSIEDLWAFNEEEVVRAIARSPVPTISAVGHETDFTLADLVADHRAPTPTAAAQMAVPDRVELLERIAGLALRLRRADARTREAARQEWRIILGKLSDPRPLLQGKRYALAEHESSLSEFAKNAVRDRKERVEHLAAAVRLHSPAAWVSAKRGALDHLDSRAFAGSDAARRIRRSSVELLAGKLSALDPKAVLTRGYAIAVDRATGKAIRSVSETRSGQPLDVQVADGAFGAIVEGRKP